TTCGATGGTTCTTATGCCGATGATGACGTCTTGGAAATGCCCGGTGAAAAAGCAGAAAAGGACTGCTCAGTCTTGATATGCCGACTGTGCAGTCCTTTTAATTTGGGCAATAGGCAGCTTAAGCGTCCGGCCGAAGTTGCCCTTCGTATCGTCCGATTCAGTGTTATTTCTGAGGGGCTGCTTCGCACCTTCCTGGCTTAACACCGGCTGCCCATTGTAAACCCCCGAGAAGATGCTGCAGAAATAAAGGCTCATGATAGGATGTTATCGTGTGGCCGAGGCCGGTGTACCAGGATCGTCCGCCCGAATAATTCCGGCACCATGCGATAGGATGATCCGCACCCATTGTGCCGCCTTTATACGTGCTCTCGTCCAAATTGAGCAGGATATGCGCTTTATCGCGGGGATTGGTCCGGTAATTGTACCACTCGTCCAATCGCAACCAAGCTTTCGGCAGAAAATAAGTCGACGGATGAGTCGGATCCTCCACACGGACAACCCCTCTTTGAACCTCCGGATCCGGATACATCGGATGGTCGTCGAAGTACGCGCCCAAGAGTTCCCCGTAGAATGGCCAGTCATACTCGGCGTCGGCTGCCGCATGCACGCCGGCATAACCGTGTCCGGCTCGAATGTAGCGTTCGAACGCGGCTTGCTGGTCCGGATTCAGTAGTTCCCCGGTTGTCAGAAGAAACAGGACCGCGTCATATTTCGCCAGGTTGGCGTCGTTGAATTTCTCCGCATCGTCGGTAAAATCCGCGGCGAAATTGTTCTCGGCGGCCAGCTTGCGCACGGCTTCCTTCGCTTCCGGAATAGAGTCATGATGGTGACCGGTGGTTTTCGTAAAGACGAGCAGTCTGAAGGCCGGCTTTCCCTTGGCCAATCCCGCAGGCGCCGGGGAGACAACCGTCGCAGCCATGAGGAACACTCCGAGCAGCAGAAAGAGCCGTTTAATCGAAATGCGTAAGTCGCTTTTCATTGCTTATCTCCTTTATATCGGTACTTTTGTAGATTTTCCCCACCTTGTGGACTTCTTATTCCAGCCGGGCACATTCCTCCGACAGAACTCATCAACGAAAATGTACAGTCGGTGCATGAATTGGGTTGTCTACAACATAGGTATGAAGTATTACTACGATAAGGGTGTGAACGTCTGTGATGCTGAATCCTTCGCAAAACGACATGAAAGAATGGATTCCGCTCACCCCGATCGAGAAGATGGCGCAGACTGACTATGACGTCATTATTGTCGGCAGCGGCGCAGGGGGAGGAGCAGCACTATGGCGGCTGTGCGAGAAATGGGGACGAAACGGCAAGCGAATCGGCCTCGTCGAGGCCGGGGACCTGCTGCTTCCGACACATGCCGCGAACATACCCGTTTTTAACGGCCCCCGTTTCGAGCTGTTCCAATCTGCCCATTCGGATTATATCGGGAATCGGCTGCCTGATTTTCCGAATGTGATCCTCATAAGGGCTCTTGGAGGAAGAACCTTATTTTGGGCGATGGAGAGCCCGCGTTTCCCTCCGTTCACTTTCGAAACTTGGCCGATAACTTATCGGGAGATTGCTCCTTACTACAATATTGCGGAACGGATTATGAAGGTTAACACGATCTATTCTCTGGGCTCTGCGGTCCAGGACATCCTTCTGGAACGCTCGCGTACCGGAGGTCTACCGGAGGCAACGACCGTACCGCTTGCGTTGGACCCTCAAGCGACTCAATTCGGGCAAGTTCATTCGGACCCCGCTTTCAGCTCCATTTCTTATATGGCTTATGCGCTGAATACCAGACCGTTCGATCTTAGCGTAAGGACCCGTGCTTTGCAGGTGTTTACCGAGAAAGGAAAAGCCGCCGGTATCAAGGTTATGACTTGGGATGGGAAAACGCATTTCATTTCCGCGAGAACAGTCATTTTGTCGGCAAGCACGTTAGAAACTCCGCGCATTCTGCTCCATTCCGGCATTCCGGGGGAGGCGATCGGCAGAAATTTGGTCGACCATTCTTTCGTAAGTGCCGAGGCGACGGCCAACCGGCAGATGTTTCCCGAGGTACTGGGTACATCCAAGATTTATGTGCCGGACTCGGAACAACGAAGATTTCATATGCTCTTGTTAGGACCGACTCTCTATCAGCAATTTGTGGAACCGCCTGTGGCCGATTCGCTCAAGTTCTTGTTCTACACCTATGGAACGGTCGAGCCAAGGCTTGAGAACCGTGTCTATCTTAATCCAAACCAACTTGATGCATACGGCGTCCCAGGGATCGGCGTCGAGTTTTCGTGGAGCAGCCGGGATATGGCCATTATTGAACAGATGCTCGTTTCGACGGGCAAATGGGTAGAAACCCTGAACATGTCGCCTCTTCAGGCGCCCGAGTTATGGCCGCCGGGAAGCATTAAACATGAGTCGGGAACATGTAGAATGGGTGATAACCCCGCTACTTCAGCGTGTAACCGTTACGGACAAATTCACGGCATCCCTGGGCTATTCGTTGCAGATAACAGTGTACTGTCGCTCACCGCAGGGGCTAACCCTACATTGACGACAATGGCGCTCGCCATGCGCACTGCCGACTATATCGTCGAAACGTCCAGTTGAGGAGGGGGAGGGACGAACATGACCGGATATTCAAAAGACCAACCGTTTTCCAGCCCGGACGTTCGCCAGCGTATAGCAGACCGGGAGCCTCGTAACCCGTTTATTCCGTCCACAACGCACAAACAATGGATTCCTCCCGGAATTCCGCTGGAACATTGGATGCCGCTGACCCCTCTGGAGAAAATGGCGCAAACCGATTACGACGCCCTGATCGTCGGCAGTGGAGCCGGTGGCGGGGCCGTTCTATGGAGACTGTGCGAACAGTGGGCAAGATCCGGGAAAAAAATCGGGATAATCGAATCGGGCCCGCTGCTCCTGCCGACTCACGGGCGAAATCTTCCGACAATGGACCAGGAACGTTTCGTTCAATATTTCTCGAATCCCCTGCATACGGAATATATCGGAAAGCATTGGCCGGAATACCCGGGAGCAAGGATTATCAGGGCTCTAGGAGGCAGAACGCTGAAATGGAATTTAATGACGCCCCGGTTATCCGCTGTGCATTTCGAATCGTGGCCGATACCGTATAAGGACATTGTCCCATACTATCTGATAGCCGAAGAAATGATGGATGTAACGACCGACTATGCCAAGGGGTCGTCGATCCAGCAGACGCTTCTGCAGCGGCTTCGGGCGCGAGGGCTTGCCGATGCCCAAGCGCTGCCCATTGCCGCCGATCTTCAGGCGTCGCAATTCGGCATCATCCATTCGAATGTGTTCGCCAGTTCGATCAACTTTTTTGCCAGAGCCCTGAATATCAGGACTTTCGATCTTGCTGTCAATACCCGGGCGGTTCAAGTGCTCACCGAGAATGGAAGAGCGGCTGGCGTAACGGCTATGACTCCGGGCGGGAAAAGTTATACAATCACCGCTAAAACGGTTATCGTCTCAGCCGGAACATGGGAGACGCCTCGCCTTCTTTTCTACTCCGGTATTCCCGGGAAAGCAATCGGACATTATTTGGTCAATCACCCGAGGGTGATCTCGACGGCCAAGGGAAACCGGGACCAATTCGGGGAAGTATCTGGAGTGGCGAGCCTTATGATTCCGCATCCGGACAACAGCCGAATATTAATGAACGGGATGGCTCCCGATCCGGAAGAATATTATTGGTATGCGTACCAAGACAAACCGTATTTAAACCAGTTGAAATTCCGGTTTTTCTGCCAGGGGACAATGGAGCCGCGGTTTGAAAACCACGTTTTTCTCGTGCCGGGAACAGAAGATGAGTACGGCGTCCCCCGACTGCAGGTTAAGTTTTCGTACAGTAATCAAGACCGTGTGATGATTGCCGAGCAGTTCAAATTCCTGGGGAAAGCAGTGGGGGTTATGGGACTCGAGTTCGATAATGCACCCCGTCTTCTTGTCCCGGGGGAAGACAATGCTGAATGCGGGACATGCCGGATGGGACTGGATCCCGATACATCGGCAACCGACATTTTCGGACAGATCCATAGTGTTCCCGGCCTGTTCGTGGCTGACAACAGCGTCGTTCGTCTGTCCGGACCCGCCAATCCTACTTTAACAACAGTCGCTTTGGCGATACGAACGGCAGATTATATAGCTGCAGTTCAGCCTCATCTTTTACCATAATTAGTAGGAGCAGAAAGGCAAGTGAGATAATGACACCGCATACGTGTTTCCTTCCCATTTGTACAGAAAGGAGTCCGACTTGATTCCCCGCTGGAGCACTTCATACTTCAAGCTGCGCCGGAAGGGACTTTCGGGGCCCAGGCCGGTGCTCGATAACAACACATCCCCGCCCGCTTACAGGAAGAACGTATCGCCGACATTGTAGAGCGTAAGCGTATTTAACGATAATGAACAGTATTTATCTGACGCATCTTTTAAAAAAAGAAGTTCTGAATATAATATAATTTTTAGGCAGGTTGAGCATTGGGAAGGTGACATTGAGAACGGAAAGCTTTACCCCCTGATTAAGCTATCGGAAACGACAGGCTTCCTTTCTATACAAAACGATAAAATAACCTGATTAAATTTAACGGCTTTTCAGCATAAAAATGGTTTAAATAAGAAAATAAGGGAGTTGTGTTCGGTACGCGAACACTTTAAGTTTACATAATTAATATTATGTAAACTTAAAGTGTTTAATAGGGTATTAACATTAGCTCGTGCCTGAAAAGCTAACTCAAGCCAGTGGGTCGGCAGTCTTAAGTCTGCATTAAGCAGCATACGCAATCTACCAATCCTTCATAGTGGAATACCCCGCGCCATTCTCTCTATCAATTCATAGCATAGAGAAAGAAAGAATGGAGGAGGCGTCCGCATGCCGGTATTGGATACGGGACTCCTGAGTAATCGGGACGAATCGCGTATGACACATCTTTCAATAACCGCTCTGAACATGGGCAGACATAAGGCGGTAGCCGGTTTCCAAATCTATGAGATTCTGCCTTCCTTAGAAGAAGAAAACTATGGGAGCTTGCACTTCACCACGCTTGAAATCGCCGCTCTTCAGCCTGTGGTGGAACCCGGCTGCGCATTCACGGTTGATTATGATATGAATGGGCTGCAAACCTTTGGCGTCCGCGTGATTGTTAGCGGACCAGGGGCAGGGGATGTTACTGCTGCAATGATGGAGAGGAATACAGAAGGCAAGGTGACGGCCATACACCATATGGCCGTCATGTCCTCAAAGCCGGAGGGACGGCTGCTGGCTTATGTGGCTAACCATACCCAGCACACGATATCGGTCATCGATACCGGGGTCAACATGAGGGCGGCGACAATCTCGCTTCCGCCCGGGAGCAGCCCGCGGCTGCTTGATCTTGCACCGGATGGACTGAAAGCCTATGTTTCCTGCCAGGGAGATAAGACGGTAAGAGTGATCGATACGATAACACACTCGGTATGCGCGGAGATCGGTTTTCCAATCGGCGCGGTTCCATTCGCCGTGACGGCAGCTCCAAGCGGGAGGAAGGTCTATGTCACAACGATGATAGAAGACTATGTGGCCGTTATCGACACGGAAACGGATTCGATTGCAAAGCTCATTTCACTGCCCCCCGGAAGCGACCCGACGGCCATAGCTGTTACGCCGGACGGCACACGGGCATACTGCTGTCTGATCAATACCGGGGCAATCGCCGTCATTGACACTTCGAGCGACACAATAACGGCAACGATAAGGCTTCCCAAAAAAAGCAAACCGTCAGCGGCGGCTGTTACACCGGACGGAGAATTCATTTATGCATCCGATATTCACTTCGAAAAAGTGTATGTAATTGAGGCCTCCACGAACCGGATCGTAAAAAGTATTTCTCTTATACCTGGCAGCGACCCGCAGAACATCGTCATCACGCCGGACGGCGCGATTGCATACGTAGCCAGTCGCGGAAGCGACGAGCTGGTCGTCATTAACATTTCCCGAAATGAAATACTGACGACGATCGATTTGCCGAACGGCAGCAATATGAGCGATTTGGCGGTTACGAGTGACGGATCGAAGGTCTACGTAACCATTCTGACATTCGGTTATGTTGCAGTCATTGATGTAGAAAGCCATTTGCCTGTCGCCATCCTCCCGGTTGGAAGCTTTCCATCCGGCGTAGCGATTACGCCAATGAGGCTTGTATAGGACGATGAAGCGAGCGCTTCAGTCCAAGGAAAAGGCCGGGAAGTCCCGGCCTAAACGTTGGCGCTCTGCAGAGGAAGCCACTGAAGCACGCGTTGAATTTTATGATCCCAGTAGCCCCAATCATGATCCCCCGGCTCTTCCTCATAGGTCAGAGGCAGCTTTAGTTCCTTCGCGTATTCGCGGAATTTCACATTGTCCTCATACAGGAAGTCCTCAGTTCCGCAGCATTGGTAAAGCTGAGGAGATACTCCGCCGGAGGCGGTATCTGCGGCAAGCTTGAACAAGTCGTTCGGGCTGTTCTCGGCTTGCTCCAGAGTGCCGAATATTTTCTCGAAATCAATGGGGAAATGATGCCTCACGGATGGCAGATAAAGCGCGCCGGACAAGCTTGCCGCCGCTTGATAACGTTCCGGGTAGCTTAGAGCCAGCTTGAAAGCTCCATACCCGCCCATGGACAAGCCGGCAACGAAGTTATCCTCGCGGCGGTCGGATAGCGGGAAGAACGAACGCGCCAATGCCGGCAGTTCCTCGCTTATAAAGGTCCAATAATTGTAGCCGCTGATCATGTCCGAGTAGAAGCTCCGATGCACGGCAGGCATGACCACGGCAAGTCCAAGCGCGGACGCGTAGCGTTCGATTGACGTTCGGCGGAGCCAAATCGTGTGGTCGTCCGAGAGTCCGTGCAGGAGCAGAAGTGTTTTGTGCTTTTCGCCGTTGGCGGTTGTCTTCATACCGATCTGCGTGTGTGCCGTTTGCGGCAGTATGACAGTCATCGAAGTGGACAAGCCTAGAACATCGGAATAATATTCACATTGAATAAGAGCCATTATGAACTGATCCTCCAGATAAGGTTTTTTAGTGTAAGCACACTATTTCAACATACATGATTAAAAGACCTTCATCCAGGACAAGAAATTATGGAATTCGTTCAAATTACGGTCGTTTTAGAGCCGGGTATTTGCTCTTCGCGCCGGGACAGACTGCCTTAACTTTGTGTTCATAGACGAATTTGATGTATAACTGAATAGAGAAAGGGGGCGGTTTGATGAGCGTGATAACGGAAGATCCGGATAAACCGCCGCGCAGTCCAGATTCAAATGGTTTCGGCCGTTTGGGGATTTCACAAGTTCAAAAAGACTGCCAAGTCTGGAATATTAAGGATGTCGTTATTATTCATAAAGGCGAAACCGCTTGGAGATGGCATGATAACCAAACCGACCGTGTCGGAGCCGTCTACTCCTGTACCAAGAGCCTGTTGTCCGCCTTGATCGGCATCGCAGTCGGGCAAGGATATATCGCCGATTTGGACCAGCCGATTTCGGAATATTTCCCAGAACTCGAAGACGCAGACGACGAGCGCAAACGCGCTATCCGCATCAAGCATTTGCTAAGTATGACGCCGGGGTTCGATTGGCCTGATTTCGATAAGCCGTATTGGCGGATGAAACGGACAAGCGACTGGGTGAGGTTCGTCCTGGACCAGCCGATGGCGCATGAACCGGGCGAGGTGTTCACTTACAACTCAGGCGGTTCCCACTTGTTGTCGGCTATATTAACGAAGGCGACCGGCATGCCGGTATATGAATTTGCCAGGGAGCGCTTGTTCAATAAGCTCGGCTTCCGCAAGCCGAAATGGAACAGCTTTGGCGGCGTTTATGAAGGCGGAGCAGGGCTTCATTTGTCAACGCAGGACATGGCGAAATTCGGATTGTTGTATCTGCAGCGGGGACAATGGAAAGGCGAGCAGCTTATTCCCGCAGCTTGGGTGGATAGTTCCACAACTATGCGTCACAAGGGGCTCCTTCATTACGAACCGCCTATCTTCGGCGCGTACGGGTATCACTGGTGGATATCCTCGAAGGAGCATAACGGGAAGGTAGATTACTATTTTGCCAAAGGCTACGGGGGCCAGTATATATTTGTCGTGCCTGAGCTGGAGCTTGTTGCCGCGATCCGTAAAGAGCCGGAAGGGAAGAACAACGCGATATATTCCAAAAGGCTGCTGATGGAGCATATCATTCCGAACGTGCCCAAATGAACGAACCCGGCATTAATATTTACCCGCTGTCGCCAATGCTCGCCTCCTGCGTATGAATCATCACCCCGGCATAGTCAAGCCGTTCATATTCAGTTCAAAAAACCAATGTAAGCTTATCAGCATGATAAGTATTGGTGCCTGATGGAGGGCGGAAAGGAATTAAACGATGCAGACAACAATTCCTGAGATAAAAGGAAACGGTAGGCTCTTGATCAAACTGATCAGGCAGACGAAGCCATCCGCTGTATTAATATCGATTGCAGTTATGATGAGCGTAGCCTCGACGATTGTCGGGCTCATAATCCCGTTGTTTACGAAAAGACTGGTGGACGGGTTCTCGCTCAGCAGCCTGAGCTGGGGACAAATCAGCGCAATTGCCGTCACGTTCATTGTTCAAACCGTAGCCAGCGGCGTATCGATCTATATGCTTAACCGGATCGGGCAGAAGGTCGTCGCCGAGCTGCGCGACAGGCTGTGGAAGAAGCTGCTTGTCCTAAAGGTCGACTACTACGACGCGCACCGGACCGGGGAAACGATCAGCCGAATGACGAACGACACGGGAACCGTCAAGTCGCTTATTGCCGAGCACATGACCGGCTTCTTTACCGGTATCATCTCCATTATCGGATCCGTCACTGTTCTCTTCTATATGGATTGGCGGATGACCGCGGTCATGCTCGGGGTGATTCCGGTTGCTGCACTGTTTCTCGTTCCGTTGGGAAGGCAAATGTACAAAATTTCGAAAGGCCTGCAGGATGAGACTGCGTCTTTCACGACCGTGCTGACGCAAGTCTTGTCCGAAATACGGCTCGTGAAGTCATCCAATGCCGAGGCGAAGGAATACATGAACGGTAAGAACCGTATTACGAATTTGTTCGGATTCGGATTACGGGAAGCCAAGGTACAGGCGATGATTGCGCCGCTTATGTTTCTTGTTATGATGCTGCTGCTCGTCGTCATTGTGGGGTACGGCGGCATGCGTGTTTCATCTGGCGCCCTTACTGCCGGCGAACTGGTCGCTTTTATTCTCTATCTCATCCAGATCGTCATGCCGATGAGTCAAATTACGAACTTCTTTACGCAATTTCAGAAGACGACCGGAGCAACGGGACGTATTATCGAGATGCTGGATGCCGATGAAGAGGACCATCAGACGGGCAATGATGTAGAACGGGCTGATAAAGTCATTGCATTCGACCAGCTGACCTTTGCATATCCGAACGGAGAAGCAGTCCTAAAGGATATCAGCTTCGAGGTAAAGCCGGGCACAGTAACCGCAATCGTCGGACCGAGCGGAAGCGGCAAAACAACGCTCTTCTCGCTGCTGGAGCGTTATTACGAGCCTACAAGCGGCAGGATTCGCCTTGGTCCCGACGACATCGGGACATTCTCTCTTCAATCGTGGCGCAGCCAGTTCGGTTATGTCTCGCAAGAAAGCCCGCTCATTGCCGGCTCCATCAGGGAAAATATCTGCTACGGGATTCATCGCGAAGTAACGCGCGAGGAACTGGAAAGAGCAGCGGCAATGGCTTATGCCGATAAGTTCATCCGCGAGCTGCCAGGCGGTTATGAGACCGAGGTCGGCGAACGGGGTGTCAAGCTCTCGGGTGGACAGAGACAACGAATTGCCATTGCCCGTGCGCTCCTGCGCGATCCGCAAATACTTATGCTTGACGAAGCAACGTCCAGTCTTGACAGCAAATCGGAGGTCGTTGTCCAGGAAGCGCTCAAAAACCTCATGACTGGACGGACGACCCTTGTTATTGCGCACCGGTTATCGACCGTGGTGGATGCCGATCAAATTGTTTTCATTGAGAAGGGCACGCTGACCGGAAGCGGTACGCATGAAGAACTGCTGCGCACGCACGGGCTGTACCGGGAATTTGCGACACAGCAGCTGCGTCTTAACGATCGGGATGATTATGTGAAGCTTTCCGTGTAGTGAGGCCGAATGATCCTCCATCCATATTGCCTGATCCATCTATTATTATTAAAATAGGGTCATACGGGATGAGAGGAGAGAGCATAATGAAAAAAATGCTTGTCTTCATTGTATTTCTGTTGTTGTTGTTCTCCAATCACAATGTATGGGCGGACCCTGCGCTTCCTTTCGTCGTTAACGACGGTTCGATAGGCAAGGAATATTATGCGATAACCGGGATCGACGCGAACAGTGCGATTGCAGGCAAGTCAGGCGGAAATTCGTATGTGAAAGCCAATTTCGCAGGAAGCTACAACACGGGAAGCATCTGGTCGGACTATAAAACCTGGTTTGGCTTGGCATTCGTTGTAATTGTGCTTATGCTCCTCTATAATATTTTTCGAAATAAAAAGTAGCGCGGTCCGCCTCTTGGCGGCATCGCCCGATATCATCAATTAGAAGGCTGTTGTAGAGCGGAGATTCCGGCTTTACAGCAGCATTTTTGCATTCCGGCGCAGCGATCGGGGCTCTTTTGTTTCAGATTGTTTGGATATGGGGTAAATGGGTTAATAAATATTCACTTACATAATATACATGCTTTAAACGGTCAGGAAATG
This is a stretch of genomic DNA from Paenibacillus sp. sptzw28. It encodes these proteins:
- a CDS encoding serine hydrolase, which gives rise to MSVITEDPDKPPRSPDSNGFGRLGISQVQKDCQVWNIKDVVIIHKGETAWRWHDNQTDRVGAVYSCTKSLLSALIGIAVGQGYIADLDQPISEYFPELEDADDERKRAIRIKHLLSMTPGFDWPDFDKPYWRMKRTSDWVRFVLDQPMAHEPGEVFTYNSGGSHLLSAILTKATGMPVYEFARERLFNKLGFRKPKWNSFGGVYEGGAGLHLSTQDMAKFGLLYLQRGQWKGEQLIPAAWVDSSTTMRHKGLLHYEPPIFGAYGYHWWISSKEHNGKVDYYFAKGYGGQYIFVVPELELVAAIRKEPEGKNNAIYSKRLLMEHIIPNVPK
- a CDS encoding ABC transporter ATP-binding protein; amino-acid sequence: MQTTIPEIKGNGRLLIKLIRQTKPSAVLISIAVMMSVASTIVGLIIPLFTKRLVDGFSLSSLSWGQISAIAVTFIVQTVASGVSIYMLNRIGQKVVAELRDRLWKKLLVLKVDYYDAHRTGETISRMTNDTGTVKSLIAEHMTGFFTGIISIIGSVTVLFYMDWRMTAVMLGVIPVAALFLVPLGRQMYKISKGLQDETASFTTVLTQVLSEIRLVKSSNAEAKEYMNGKNRITNLFGFGLREAKVQAMIAPLMFLVMMLLLVVIVGYGGMRVSSGALTAGELVAFILYLIQIVMPMSQITNFFTQFQKTTGATGRIIEMLDADEEDHQTGNDVERADKVIAFDQLTFAYPNGEAVLKDISFEVKPGTVTAIVGPSGSGKTTLFSLLERYYEPTSGRIRLGPDDIGTFSLQSWRSQFGYVSQESPLIAGSIRENICYGIHREVTREELERAAAMAYADKFIRELPGGYETEVGERGVKLSGGQRQRIAIARALLRDPQILMLDEATSSLDSKSEVVVQEALKNLMTGRTTLVIAHRLSTVVDADQIVFIEKGTLTGSGTHEELLRTHGLYREFATQQLRLNDRDDYVKLSV
- a CDS encoding GMC oxidoreductase is translated as MLNPSQNDMKEWIPLTPIEKMAQTDYDVIIVGSGAGGGAALWRLCEKWGRNGKRIGLVEAGDLLLPTHAANIPVFNGPRFELFQSAHSDYIGNRLPDFPNVILIRALGGRTLFWAMESPRFPPFTFETWPITYREIAPYYNIAERIMKVNTIYSLGSAVQDILLERSRTGGLPEATTVPLALDPQATQFGQVHSDPAFSSISYMAYALNTRPFDLSVRTRALQVFTEKGKAAGIKVMTWDGKTHFISARTVILSASTLETPRILLHSGIPGEAIGRNLVDHSFVSAEATANRQMFPEVLGTSKIYVPDSEQRRFHMLLLGPTLYQQFVEPPVADSLKFLFYTYGTVEPRLENRVYLNPNQLDAYGVPGIGVEFSWSSRDMAIIEQMLVSTGKWVETLNMSPLQAPELWPPGSIKHESGTCRMGDNPATSACNRYGQIHGIPGLFVADNSVLSLTAGANPTLTTMALAMRTADYIVETSS
- a CDS encoding beta-propeller fold lactonase family protein, whose amino-acid sequence is MPVLDTGLLSNRDESRMTHLSITALNMGRHKAVAGFQIYEILPSLEEENYGSLHFTTLEIAALQPVVEPGCAFTVDYDMNGLQTFGVRVIVSGPGAGDVTAAMMERNTEGKVTAIHHMAVMSSKPEGRLLAYVANHTQHTISVIDTGVNMRAATISLPPGSSPRLLDLAPDGLKAYVSCQGDKTVRVIDTITHSVCAEIGFPIGAVPFAVTAAPSGRKVYVTTMIEDYVAVIDTETDSIAKLISLPPGSDPTAIAVTPDGTRAYCCLINTGAIAVIDTSSDTITATIRLPKKSKPSAAAVTPDGEFIYASDIHFEKVYVIEASTNRIVKSISLIPGSDPQNIVITPDGAIAYVASRGSDELVVINISRNEILTTIDLPNGSNMSDLAVTSDGSKVYVTILTFGYVAVIDVESHLPVAILPVGSFPSGVAITPMRLV
- a CDS encoding alpha/beta hydrolase family protein, which translates into the protein MALIQCEYYSDVLGLSTSMTVILPQTAHTQIGMKTTANGEKHKTLLLLHGLSDDHTIWLRRTSIERYASALGLAVVMPAVHRSFYSDMISGYNYWTFISEELPALARSFFPLSDRREDNFVAGLSMGGYGAFKLALSYPERYQAAASLSGALYLPSVRHHFPIDFEKIFGTLEQAENSPNDLFKLAADTASGGVSPQLYQCCGTEDFLYEDNVKFREYAKELKLPLTYEEEPGDHDWGYWDHKIQRVLQWLPLQSANV
- a CDS encoding GMC oxidoreductase — encoded protein: MTGYSKDQPFSSPDVRQRIADREPRNPFIPSTTHKQWIPPGIPLEHWMPLTPLEKMAQTDYDALIVGSGAGGGAVLWRLCEQWARSGKKIGIIESGPLLLPTHGRNLPTMDQERFVQYFSNPLHTEYIGKHWPEYPGARIIRALGGRTLKWNLMTPRLSAVHFESWPIPYKDIVPYYLIAEEMMDVTTDYAKGSSIQQTLLQRLRARGLADAQALPIAADLQASQFGIIHSNVFASSINFFARALNIRTFDLAVNTRAVQVLTENGRAAGVTAMTPGGKSYTITAKTVIVSAGTWETPRLLFYSGIPGKAIGHYLVNHPRVISTAKGNRDQFGEVSGVASLMIPHPDNSRILMNGMAPDPEEYYWYAYQDKPYLNQLKFRFFCQGTMEPRFENHVFLVPGTEDEYGVPRLQVKFSYSNQDRVMIAEQFKFLGKAVGVMGLEFDNAPRLLVPGEDNAECGTCRMGLDPDTSATDIFGQIHSVPGLFVADNSVVRLSGPANPTLTTVALAIRTADYIAAVQPHLLP
- a CDS encoding ThuA domain-containing protein; the encoded protein is MKSDLRISIKRLFLLLGVFLMAATVVSPAPAGLAKGKPAFRLLVFTKTTGHHHDSIPEAKEAVRKLAAENNFAADFTDDAEKFNDANLAKYDAVLFLLTTGELLNPDQQAAFERYIRAGHGYAGVHAAADAEYDWPFYGELLGAYFDDHPMYPDPEVQRGVVRVEDPTHPSTYFLPKAWLRLDEWYNYRTNPRDKAHILLNLDESTYKGGTMGADHPIAWCRNYSGGRSWYTGLGHTITSYHEPLFLQHLLGGLQWAAGVKPGRCEAAPQK